The following proteins are co-located in the Piscirickettsia litoralis genome:
- a CDS encoding ArsR/SmtB family transcription factor, producing the protein MDIQAAAACMAELGHVKRLAIYRLLIEAGSEGVTMGEVGCKLSIPASTLCHHVKRLVAVGLVEQLPDKQKLCCVPVYGRLEELIGFLTEKCCKKKCEKP; encoded by the coding sequence GTGGATATACAAGCAGCAGCGGCCTGTATGGCAGAGTTAGGTCATGTTAAACGGTTAGCGATTTACCGCTTACTGATTGAGGCAGGCTCCGAAGGGGTCACCATGGGAGAGGTGGGGTGTAAATTGTCCATTCCAGCCTCAACCTTGTGTCATCATGTCAAACGCCTTGTGGCTGTGGGCCTAGTTGAGCAATTGCCGGATAAGCAAAAGCTTTGTTGCGTACCCGTCTATGGGCGCTTAGAAGAACTCATCGGCTTTCTCACTGAAAAGTGCTGTAAGAAGAAATGCGAAAAGCCTTAA
- a CDS encoding type VI secretion system baseplate subunit TssK: MTKHDHNLARVNWHLGQQLAPEHFHAQEQAFYAETLLRLQQFGLPLEGVIDFDWDNELLEKAGLVRLKSFTYLLPDGTLLKLADNIHINTLALQEVHQREVTLYLNHLGEEIFQERVNNNDIQKKRFIIQLAINTLDNAHISLPLGQLEETVSGHWVFEKNLLSP, translated from the coding sequence ATGACAAAGCATGATCATAATCTTGCCAGAGTCAACTGGCATTTAGGTCAGCAACTTGCTCCTGAGCATTTCCATGCTCAGGAGCAAGCGTTTTATGCTGAAACCTTATTACGCTTGCAGCAATTCGGCTTACCCTTAGAAGGTGTTATTGACTTTGATTGGGATAATGAGCTTCTCGAAAAAGCTGGGCTTGTCAGATTAAAATCATTCACCTACCTGCTTCCTGATGGCACTTTGCTAAAATTAGCGGATAATATCCATATTAATACTCTAGCATTGCAAGAAGTTCATCAGCGTGAGGTCACACTGTACCTTAATCATTTAGGGGAAGAAATCTTTCAAGAACGTGTTAATAATAATGATATACAGAAAAAACGCTTTATCATCCAACTTGCAATTAATACGCTCGACAACGCTCACATTAGCTTGCCTCTTGGCCAACTTGAAGAAACAGTCTCGGGTCACTGGGTGTTTGAAAAAAATCTACTTTCCCCCTAG
- a CDS encoding ABC transporter ATP-binding protein, with the protein MAAVISIKSLNKTYKNGFSAVTDLSLEVQAGEFIALLGPNGAGKSTTIGILTTLVNKTSGQIVINGYDLAKKPLQAKAELGVVPQEFNFNPFESVEQILLNQASFQGIVQAQAKLKVDQLLDEVGLTAKRKQAAQTLSGGMKRRLMVARALIHDPKVLILDEPTAGVDIEVRQGIYQFLEERNKQGLTIILTTHYLEEAERLCDRIAIINHGQIIKDIKKRSFI; encoded by the coding sequence ATGGCTGCTGTAATTTCAATAAAAAGCCTCAATAAAACATACAAAAATGGTTTTAGTGCTGTAACCGATTTGAGCTTAGAGGTTCAAGCTGGCGAGTTTATTGCTTTACTCGGTCCAAATGGTGCAGGTAAATCAACAACAATAGGGATACTAACAACCTTAGTGAATAAAACTTCGGGCCAGATTGTAATTAACGGCTATGATCTAGCTAAAAAACCCTTACAAGCAAAAGCAGAATTAGGCGTTGTTCCACAGGAGTTTAATTTTAATCCTTTTGAAAGTGTTGAGCAGATTTTATTAAATCAAGCATCATTTCAGGGCATTGTCCAAGCCCAAGCAAAACTTAAAGTTGACCAACTACTTGATGAAGTTGGCTTAACAGCAAAAAGAAAGCAAGCAGCACAAACCCTATCAGGAGGAATGAAAAGGCGTTTGATGGTCGCACGGGCATTGATTCATGACCCTAAAGTGTTAATTTTGGATGAACCCACCGCAGGGGTTGATATTGAAGTGCGCCAGGGAATTTATCAGTTTCTAGAGGAAAGAAATAAACAAGGGCTGACAATTATATTAACAACGCATTACTTAGAAGAAGCTGAGCGCTTATGTGACCGCATTGCAATTATTAATCATGGTCAAATTATTAAAGATATAAAAAAACGAAGTTTTATTTAA
- the iglH gene encoding type VI secretion system baseplate subunit TssF/IglH: MLNSTQKKQTHQKKEQLTRWVKRISRDNKVNSEFEPLLHAVASFSQKIEESAHKQLQQLRQQQLMRYFPFFLKPTFSKCIAQIKNQHHFAEAMPIYRHESIKGITNNQNLIFKPLGSWHIYPLVLESSQIDAIRGILSLNIKLNSPIVYRWHTLPLYLHVSHQVESAFLLRHQLIRALNSKAEFISQGKVVATEKIKIKKLSFGKNHPIEQIKDFLNFPELNNFINIHFEELPLDAIDNINLKIKIDKNIINDLELNNLIYANVLPFTNISSEHALPIDVQGFQEAYPIIHPDIHGKFQLANIKKAYYKENGETINLFPSHLAETGAASYELIQHFSESNYSELRFHFPENISKSRTIFIDADWFQLDYFRQSELNLTFYNRSENHLKVNLLNSQPTTHLNEQLKVENLIELANIKNQRIIKHDDIAL, encoded by the coding sequence ATGCTAAACTCTACTCAAAAAAAACAAACACACCAAAAGAAAGAACAACTTACGCGTTGGGTTAAAAGAATTAGTCGAGACAATAAAGTAAACAGTGAATTTGAGCCTCTGTTACACGCTGTCGCTTCTTTCTCACAAAAAATTGAAGAAAGTGCTCATAAGCAGCTGCAACAATTGCGTCAACAGCAACTCATGCGCTATTTTCCTTTTTTCCTCAAACCAACCTTTAGTAAGTGCATTGCTCAAATTAAAAATCAACATCACTTTGCCGAAGCAATGCCTATTTATCGTCATGAGTCAATCAAGGGTATTACTAACAATCAAAATCTAATTTTCAAACCTCTTGGGTCATGGCATATTTATCCATTGGTTTTGGAAAGCTCACAAATCGACGCTATCCGTGGCATATTATCACTTAACATTAAATTAAACAGCCCAATCGTTTATCGTTGGCATACACTACCGCTTTACTTGCATGTATCTCACCAAGTAGAATCTGCCTTTTTATTGCGTCATCAGTTGATTCGTGCATTAAATAGCAAAGCTGAATTTATCAGTCAGGGGAAAGTAGTTGCAACTGAAAAAATTAAAATAAAAAAACTTTCCTTTGGCAAAAATCATCCCATTGAACAGATAAAAGATTTTTTAAATTTCCCAGAATTAAATAACTTCATTAATATTCACTTTGAAGAACTTCCTTTAGATGCTATTGACAACATTAATCTTAAAATTAAAATAGATAAAAACATTATAAATGATCTAGAATTAAACAATCTAATCTATGCGAATGTTCTGCCGTTTACAAATATCTCATCAGAGCATGCTCTCCCCATCGATGTACAAGGGTTCCAAGAAGCTTACCCTATTATTCACCCAGATATCCATGGAAAGTTCCAACTTGCTAATATTAAAAAAGCATATTATAAAGAAAATGGCGAAACGATTAATCTATTTCCAAGCCATCTTGCTGAAACAGGTGCCGCTTCTTACGAGCTTATCCAGCACTTCTCAGAGAGTAATTACTCAGAACTGCGTTTTCACTTCCCCGAAAACATATCAAAATCGCGCACAATCTTTATCGATGCGGACTGGTTTCAACTTGATTATTTTCGACAGTCTGAACTAAACCTTACTTTCTATAACCGCAGTGAAAATCACTTAAAAGTTAATTTGCTTAACTCTCAACCAACGACACATCTCAATGAACAACTAAAAGTTGAAAACCTTATTGAACTCGCAAACATTAAAAACCAACGCATCATAAAACATGATGATATTGCTTTAAT
- a CDS encoding type VI secretion system contractile sheath domain-containing protein, which yields MDKTVTTEDISLNDLLLSASLTTETTDYLPMISDDLSTINEQVTDEERLISSVAALLVNLDEDEENNGFNKSMIQGLIHRVDSIINEQVNEVLHAPEFQRLESTWCSIDDLVKNTNFRANIKIDLFDAEKDEIAEDFECNSSDMTGSALFKKVYTEEYDQYGGEPYGSVIGLYEFEHTPKNIEWLKNMSKLAAASHAPFTASVGPQLFWL from the coding sequence ATGGATAAGACTGTCACGACCGAAGATATTAGTTTAAATGACTTGCTATTAAGTGCGAGCCTTACAACAGAAACAACTGATTATTTACCAATGATCAGTGATGATTTATCAACCATTAATGAGCAAGTAACCGATGAAGAACGCTTAATTTCTAGCGTTGCTGCCCTCCTTGTTAACCTGGATGAAGATGAAGAAAATAACGGCTTCAACAAAAGCATGATTCAAGGTCTCATTCATCGTGTTGATAGCATTATTAATGAGCAAGTGAATGAAGTTCTCCATGCTCCTGAATTTCAGCGCTTAGAGTCAACCTGGTGCTCGATTGATGACTTAGTAAAAAATACTAACTTCCGTGCCAACATTAAAATTGATTTATTCGATGCAGAAAAAGATGAAATTGCAGAAGACTTTGAATGTAACTCATCTGATATGACCGGCAGTGCCTTATTTAAAAAAGTATATACCGAAGAATACGATCAATATGGTGGTGAGCCTTATGGCTCGGTCATCGGTCTTTATGAATTTGAGCACACACCAAAAAATATTGAATGGCTAAAAAACATGTCTAAACTTGCAGCCGCAAGCCATGCGCCATTCACTGCTTCTGTCGGCCCTCAGCTTTTTTGGCTGTAA
- the tssC gene encoding type VI secretion system contractile sheath large subunit: MRHSLLLSALSFFGCNTSEELSNIKDLEGLMKHPKYGHWNAFRNSDEAAYIGLTLPRYMVRLPYDPVSNPAGNVLRSFKEDTSGHDNKGYLWGNASMLFARNLVRAFETTGWCQSIRGPKGGGEIAGLPVHTFNIRGQEEIKIPVEFAIPDYRELEFANSGFMPLVYQKGSANACFFSTQSLKAPEDFIDPKDSENAKLVTNLAYTMSVTRIAHYVKRMMRDNIGSSADQNYVQKQMSSWVNNYVSEVTNPNDITTGRFPFKKADVSVTPTPGEPGWYHCSFRILPHIQFEGMNAELRLDTRLDGN, from the coding sequence ATGCGCCATTCACTGCTTCTGTCGGCCCTCAGCTTTTTTGGCTGTAATACCTCAGAAGAACTATCTAATATAAAAGACCTCGAAGGCCTGATGAAGCATCCAAAATACGGCCACTGGAACGCTTTTAGAAATAGCGATGAAGCTGCTTATATTGGCCTTACTTTGCCTCGATACATGGTACGCCTCCCTTATGACCCAGTGAGTAACCCTGCGGGCAATGTTTTACGCTCCTTTAAAGAAGATACCTCAGGACATGATAACAAGGGTTATCTATGGGGCAATGCCTCTATGCTATTTGCTCGCAACCTGGTTCGTGCTTTCGAAACAACCGGCTGGTGTCAATCAATTCGCGGCCCTAAAGGTGGTGGTGAAATTGCAGGACTGCCCGTTCATACTTTTAATATTCGTGGCCAAGAAGAGATTAAAATACCTGTTGAATTCGCCATTCCAGATTATCGCGAACTTGAGTTTGCAAATTCAGGCTTTATGCCGCTCGTTTATCAAAAAGGTTCTGCAAACGCCTGTTTTTTCAGCACACAGTCTTTAAAAGCACCTGAAGACTTTATTGACCCTAAAGACAGTGAAAATGCCAAGCTGGTGACTAATCTAGCCTATACCATGTCAGTGACACGTATTGCTCATTACGTCAAACGCATGATGCGAGACAATATTGGCTCTTCAGCAGACCAAAACTATGTTCAAAAGCAAATGTCCTCTTGGGTTAATAATTACGTTTCTGAAGTTACTAACCCGAATGATATTACGACTGGGCGTTTTCCATTTAAAAAAGCAGATGTTTCTGTAACACCAACCCCTGGCGAGCCAGGCTGGTATCACTGTAGCTTCCGCATTCTTCCTCATATTCAGTTTGAAGGAATGAATGCTGAACTACGTCTCGACACACGCCTCGATGGCAATTAA
- the tssB gene encoding type VI secretion system contractile sheath small subunit, which produces MAIQDKLPKSRITLRYPTTVQGQKKEVELPLKMMVIGDLSQGSSKDRQLEIEDREARQLHGNNLNAVMKDMAMTINCKVENKIDPKNCSEIDVQLPIEGMHSFNPEKIAENIPKVNSLLLMKKLLLELQSVVDNKKEFRRKLNELLQNKQSVNQIKEKLNGFQNYRLPTHSQ; this is translated from the coding sequence ATGGCAATCCAAGATAAACTGCCAAAATCACGCATCACCCTGCGTTACCCAACCACAGTCCAAGGCCAGAAAAAAGAAGTTGAGCTTCCTTTAAAAATGATGGTGATCGGCGATCTTTCCCAAGGCTCTTCTAAGGACCGCCAACTGGAAATTGAAGATCGCGAAGCACGCCAATTGCATGGTAATAACCTAAATGCGGTTATGAAAGACATGGCAATGACAATCAATTGCAAGGTTGAAAACAAAATTGATCCAAAAAACTGCAGTGAAATTGACGTCCAATTGCCAATTGAAGGAATGCACTCATTCAACCCTGAGAAAATTGCCGAAAACATTCCTAAAGTTAATTCATTGCTACTCATGAAAAAGTTACTACTCGAATTACAGTCTGTTGTCGATAACAAAAAAGAGTTCCGTCGCAAACTCAACGAACTATTGCAAAATAAGCAATCGGTCAACCAGATTAAAGAAAAGCTAAATGGGTTTCAAAATTACCGACTCCCAACGCATTCACAATAA
- a CDS encoding ABC transporter permease: MSRKILVGLYGLTVREVNRFLRIWPQTFVPSLITSVLYFLIFGQVIGQRIGSMAGMNYMLFIVPGLIMMAVINSAYSNVVSSVYISRYSRFIEEILVSPLPSWSIIIGYASGGILRGVLIGFLVAMVSLIFVRFDIAHPLFALFSLLLCSTLFSFAGFINGILARRFDDTSIVTTFLLTPLIYLGGVFYSIKALPLFWQRVSLFNPIHYIIDLFRYALLGVSTTPISLSLSAVVGFTLLLFLIAWYCLYKGIGVRA, encoded by the coding sequence ATGAGTCGTAAGATTTTAGTTGGTCTTTATGGCTTAACAGTACGAGAAGTCAACCGGTTTTTACGCATTTGGCCACAAACCTTTGTTCCTTCTTTAATTACTAGTGTTTTATACTTTCTTATTTTTGGTCAAGTGATTGGTCAACGTATTGGTAGCATGGCAGGAATGAATTATATGCTTTTTATCGTGCCAGGGTTGATTATGATGGCAGTTATTAATAGCGCATATTCTAATGTGGTAAGCTCTGTTTATATCTCTCGTTACTCACGTTTTATCGAGGAAATTTTAGTGTCACCTCTGCCCAGCTGGAGTATTATCATCGGCTATGCTTCCGGTGGTATTTTACGAGGCGTGCTGATTGGTTTTTTAGTTGCAATGGTTTCTTTGATATTTGTTAGATTTGATATTGCTCATCCATTATTTGCCTTATTTAGCCTGTTACTGTGTAGTACATTATTTTCTTTTGCAGGTTTTATTAATGGTATTTTAGCTAGACGTTTTGATGATACATCAATCGTGACTACATTTCTATTAACACCGCTTATTTACTTAGGAGGAGTCTTCTATAGCATTAAGGCACTGCCTCTTTTTTGGCAGAGAGTGTCTTTATTTAATCCGATTCATTATATCATTGATCTTTTTCGCTATGCTTTATTAGGTGTGTCGACAACACCGATAAGCCTATCATTGAGCGCTGTTGTTGGCTTTACTCTGCTGCTTTTTTTGATTGCTTGGTATTGTCTTTATAAGGGCATCGGTGTAAGAGCATAG
- the tssK gene encoding type VI secretion system baseplate subunit TssK has product MKKIYFPPSIRFIKTTLTQQFFYQLDSLLVELEESLKLSLASSIDGLKSVKAQQCLKSVYLLIQHIAGLNNNIKTHPYYLHEKINQLYLDTCFYFDIIPEQLSDYLHHKLYNTLMQPIEKIKSLFNHDNERIIYLDFKNQDGHLICQNLPDSIYQASHAYILVQKQNAHDHINLSQIKLASLSRLSLTYKLSLPGLPIKKLANLPFQHGFGANVDFYQIDFGLEWDNIMKEQAVCFYDHPDFSETKFYLYFITHG; this is encoded by the coding sequence TTGAAAAAAATCTACTTTCCCCCTAGCATCCGCTTTATAAAAACCACGCTCACCCAACAATTTTTCTATCAGCTCGACTCATTACTTGTTGAGCTAGAAGAAAGCCTAAAACTTAGCTTAGCTTCATCAATTGATGGTTTAAAGTCAGTCAAAGCTCAACAGTGCTTAAAGTCTGTTTATTTATTAATACAACATATTGCTGGCCTGAATAATAATATTAAGACGCATCCTTATTATTTACACGAGAAGATTAATCAACTTTATTTAGACACCTGCTTCTATTTTGATATTATACCTGAGCAATTATCAGATTATTTACACCATAAACTCTACAACACACTCATGCAACCTATCGAAAAAATAAAATCTCTGTTTAATCACGACAATGAGCGCATTATCTATCTGGACTTTAAGAACCAAGATGGCCATCTAATCTGCCAAAATCTACCTGACAGTATTTACCAAGCTTCTCATGCTTATATTTTAGTCCAAAAGCAGAACGCCCATGACCATATTAATTTAAGTCAGATTAAGCTTGCTTCATTATCACGGCTTTCTCTCACTTATAAATTATCGCTGCCAGGGCTCCCCATTAAGAAACTCGCCAACTTACCTTTCCAACATGGCTTTGGTGCCAACGTTGATTTCTACCAAATCGACTTTGGCCTAGAGTGGGATAATATCATGAAAGAGCAAGCCGTTTGTTTCTACGATCACCCTGACTTTTCTGAAACAAAATTCTATCTTTATTTTATTACTCACGGCTAA
- a CDS encoding DotU family type IV/VI secretion system protein has translation MMYWHPIADIIQKTEELKRSNKLGKEQYMDHLVSARHSIRKASKKLKESLDAKFNSRISYLIHFPVLAYCDEIVNSANQHKDVQWPLLQQEFYNTTNGGEDFFVALDDALQQAYTPAVYEVFFFLLKSGFKGQLIDNEAKRDDYIEQLEANLKGQDNYQEVSIKELIDLSSLKASEEIIAKMIKHNPLRHIKRYLFLYAGAIMLLIYLIYLSVLAL, from the coding sequence ATGATGTACTGGCATCCGATTGCCGATATTATACAGAAAACTGAAGAACTAAAGCGCAGTAACAAGCTTGGTAAAGAGCAATATATGGATCACCTAGTGTCGGCACGACATAGTATTCGTAAAGCAAGCAAAAAACTAAAAGAATCTTTAGATGCTAAGTTTAATTCTCGTATTAGTTACCTCATTCACTTTCCAGTGCTAGCTTACTGTGATGAAATTGTTAATAGTGCTAATCAGCATAAAGATGTTCAATGGCCATTGCTGCAACAAGAGTTTTATAACACAACCAATGGCGGTGAGGATTTTTTTGTTGCCTTAGATGATGCTCTCCAACAAGCCTATACTCCAGCGGTCTATGAAGTTTTCTTTTTCTTATTAAAATCGGGCTTTAAGGGACAGCTTATTGATAATGAAGCGAAACGAGATGACTATATCGAGCAATTAGAGGCAAACCTAAAAGGCCAAGATAACTATCAAGAAGTATCAATAAAAGAGTTAATTGACCTTTCTTCACTAAAAGCGAGTGAAGAGATCATTGCTAAAATGATCAAACACAATCCATTACGTCATATAAAGCGCTATTTATTCCTGTATGCAGGTGCAATAATGCTGCTTATTTACCTCATTTATCTTTCTGTGCTTGCTCTATGA
- a CDS encoding type VI secretion system membrane subunit TssM, protein MNNFLTYLNNPIIIGAIGLGALYLCFQLFRRLFSLLKRFKPKNTRLSFSFRFKRNPYEKIVKQFKSKLPFIVRLTLQRHQKYLYINTANDELVQGLTDYKRYSYHFYPEYKQHADMGLYLTSKYLITELKNESLHDNSKENNQLITKSWRPIIKDQIPITLVSIDAKLLFSEDPTAIETLCDSIRNKINIIAYSKRKSIPVCLVIANLHQIPGFKEFNEVLEHLRINNYILFDKEVDLEKLQRFVELVSAKHLNFMLNSSRPERYLDIIHFIKNFENALPLLTEAIRIITYNDEVLPAPTLLGLFLTNYNEKSIGNLFPLFDQQRKYYQNPKTKITAIATAAVIAATSVSAYKNLSLASTYTTSAALINQTQSTPQATVIAYGRLLDNLKSQYQADSWLHLFPASLAKNKVHQEIANDLYSRFILPALTNTNNSNVLFYSLFITEVQHNSALAKNIENNLNLWSNVTGIPASVIHLYIKFNKQSRIKSLNEIQFNSDLLKTSGPSDTLRYSYFKQMLNYFTSTPESDLSQLRHFQQEVSRPLLKTQTDCYLLSQIWPNMRDNFAKNVQDFVKSYMSAEGNICNQTASPSQKLMTVAEAISQTDLTTRPPTQGLSSLVSRLSQQVSQYQDRKHVNNLTLQQWSTVVRNAEISQTISQFINHNNTLNPDQIIFGSQNAFAPVELNQLNAGKFIITGQYQIPGNYTAIAFKTTLEPVLAQYQLLVNRLNAAGVPTIGLQEFIASTLNSYAANYLNYYSNLFNSFSYKIHSISDLKLLLMELTTINSPLRHLISVVNANTTLPTKAQLSFMLPVVSHFNKLHSLLSTNGVANSNYDAYTMILNGIYQSILQNANLNANNGYLNINDVSSNLSKQLSAIGRMSLDIYTGDTNSYLKITQNWLKNVGIPDDLAPLFKKPILALYNLGIQQVQTQLISVWNQQLTPMLYTLASKFPFSSDSSKNVDINELTAKIGPNGQFWALFNQNFKPFLVANGDQWTTRHIDYGSIIIPSNILHTINAVSHLRNTLWNEQGEPQAIHYQVLADQLPTLMVNNQNIILSYLTLGTNDVYGINSKPIWKALDYKWWTPQPTSVGLETAVSKYHSYDVFDANWGLFNILNKGYSQDGQTWSWSLPVGPSVVNIHFKFKTNPWKLFHITNEKRK, encoded by the coding sequence GTGAATAATTTTCTTACTTATCTAAATAACCCTATCATCATTGGCGCAATTGGTCTTGGCGCACTTTACTTATGCTTCCAACTTTTCAGGCGCTTATTTTCCTTGCTAAAACGCTTTAAGCCAAAAAATACCCGATTAAGCTTCTCATTCCGTTTTAAACGAAACCCCTATGAAAAAATTGTTAAACAATTCAAATCTAAGCTGCCTTTTATCGTTCGCTTAACTTTACAACGCCACCAAAAATACTTATATATCAACACTGCAAATGACGAACTAGTTCAAGGGCTCACAGATTACAAGCGCTACTCTTATCACTTTTATCCTGAATATAAACAACATGCGGACATGGGCTTGTATTTAACAAGCAAGTATTTAATAACAGAGCTCAAAAATGAATCACTGCATGATAACTCAAAGGAAAATAACCAACTAATTACTAAATCTTGGCGCCCAATTATCAAAGACCAAATTCCAATTACACTTGTTTCTATCGATGCTAAGCTATTATTTTCAGAAGATCCAACAGCAATCGAAACACTCTGTGACTCCATTCGCAATAAAATCAATATCATTGCCTATTCGAAAAGAAAAAGCATACCCGTCTGCCTTGTCATTGCCAATTTGCATCAAATTCCTGGCTTCAAAGAATTTAATGAAGTCCTAGAGCATTTACGCATTAATAACTATATTCTCTTTGATAAAGAAGTTGATCTTGAAAAGCTTCAACGCTTCGTTGAGCTTGTTTCTGCAAAACACTTGAATTTTATGCTTAATAGTTCAAGGCCTGAACGTTACTTGGATATTATCCACTTTATTAAAAATTTTGAAAATGCACTTCCCTTATTAACAGAAGCTATTCGTATCATCACTTATAATGATGAAGTGCTCCCAGCGCCAACACTGCTTGGGCTTTTTCTAACCAATTATAATGAAAAGTCGATTGGCAATCTTTTTCCTTTATTTGACCAACAACGTAAATATTACCAAAATCCAAAAACAAAAATTACGGCAATAGCTACCGCTGCAGTCATTGCAGCCACTTCGGTCTCTGCTTATAAGAACCTTTCGTTAGCATCAACTTACACCACATCAGCGGCTTTAATTAATCAAACACAAAGCACTCCACAAGCGACAGTCATTGCTTATGGGCGCTTACTTGATAATCTTAAAAGTCAATACCAAGCAGATAGCTGGCTGCATCTTTTTCCCGCCTCTCTCGCTAAAAATAAAGTTCATCAAGAAATTGCCAATGACTTATACAGCCGCTTTATTCTACCGGCATTAACTAATACAAATAATAGCAATGTGTTATTTTACAGTTTATTTATTACTGAAGTTCAACACAACTCCGCATTAGCTAAAAACATCGAAAACAATCTTAATCTTTGGTCGAATGTCACCGGAATTCCAGCCTCAGTTATTCACCTTTATATCAAATTTAACAAACAGTCACGAATTAAATCTCTTAATGAAATCCAGTTCAACAGCGATTTACTAAAAACAAGTGGGCCAAGTGACACCTTGCGCTATAGCTACTTTAAACAAATGCTCAATTACTTTACATCAACACCAGAGTCAGACTTAAGTCAATTACGACATTTCCAACAAGAAGTCTCTCGGCCGCTGTTAAAAACCCAAACAGACTGTTATCTACTCAGTCAGATCTGGCCAAATATGCGAGATAATTTTGCAAAAAATGTTCAAGATTTTGTAAAGTCTTATATGAGTGCGGAGGGCAATATTTGCAATCAAACCGCTTCACCTTCGCAAAAACTCATGACGGTTGCAGAGGCTATTTCACAAACAGACTTAACAACAAGGCCCCCGACACAAGGCTTAAGTAGTCTGGTATCGCGTCTTTCTCAACAAGTTTCTCAATACCAAGACCGCAAGCATGTAAATAACCTAACCTTGCAGCAATGGTCAACCGTTGTTCGCAATGCTGAAATCAGTCAGACTATTTCTCAATTCATCAACCATAATAATACGCTAAATCCCGACCAAATTATTTTTGGCAGTCAAAATGCCTTCGCACCTGTTGAGCTTAATCAACTTAATGCTGGCAAATTTATTATTACGGGTCAATATCAAATTCCCGGCAATTATACTGCAATTGCATTTAAAACGACATTAGAACCTGTCCTCGCTCAGTATCAGCTCCTAGTTAACCGTCTTAATGCAGCAGGTGTTCCCACAATAGGTTTGCAAGAATTTATTGCCTCAACGCTAAACAGCTATGCTGCAAATTATTTAAATTATTACTCTAATTTATTCAATTCATTTAGCTACAAAATTCATTCTATTAGTGATTTAAAATTATTGCTAATGGAATTAACGACAATTAACTCACCATTGCGCCACCTCATCAGTGTTGTTAATGCAAATACAACGCTACCAACTAAAGCCCAATTGAGCTTTATGCTTCCTGTGGTCAGCCACTTTAATAAATTACACTCTTTATTAAGCACAAATGGTGTAGCCAACTCAAACTATGATGCTTACACTATGATTTTAAATGGCATTTATCAGAGTATCCTTCAAAATGCTAATCTTAATGCAAATAATGGCTACTTGAATATCAATGATGTATCATCTAACTTAAGCAAACAACTCTCTGCAATTGGGCGCATGTCACTGGATATTTATACCGGTGATACCAACTCTTATCTAAAAATAACGCAAAATTGGCTAAAAAATGTTGGAATCCCCGATGACCTTGCTCCATTATTTAAAAAACCAATTTTAGCTTTATATAATCTTGGTATCCAGCAAGTACAAACACAACTCATCTCAGTGTGGAACCAACAACTCACACCAATGTTATATACACTTGCGAGCAAATTCCCGTTTTCTAGTGATTCCAGCAAAAATGTTGATATTAACGAACTTACTGCAAAAATTGGCCCAAATGGTCAGTTCTGGGCACTATTTAATCAAAACTTTAAACCCTTTTTAGTTGCAAATGGAGACCAGTGGACAACACGCCATATCGACTATGGCTCGATTATTATTCCAAGCAATATCCTTCATACTATTAATGCAGTCTCGCATTTACGTAACACGCTGTGGAATGAGCAAGGTGAGCCACAAGCAATTCATTACCAAGTGCTAGCCGATCAGCTACCTACGCTGATGGTCAACAATCAAAACATTATTCTTTCCTATCTCACCTTAGGAACGAATGATGTCTACGGTATTAATAGCAAACCTATTTGGAAAGCATTAGACTATAAGTGGTGGACTCCCCAACCAACCTCAGTCGGCCTAGAAACAGCGGTCAGCAAATACCACAGCTATGATGTCTTCGATGCAAACTGGGGCCTCTTTAACATCCTCAACAAAGGCTATAGTCAAGATGGTCAGACCTGGAGCTGGAGCCTCCCTGTCGGCCCTAGCGTCGTTAATATTCACTTCAAATTTAAGACCAACCCTTGGAAATTATTCCATATCACTAATGAAAAAAGAAAATAA